A single region of the Neotabrizicola shimadae genome encodes:
- a CDS encoding PepSY domain-containing protein, whose amino-acid sequence MDRPQGAGQVAAIRGAVPRQKEGKTMKRILTLFLFLTAAPLAALAAPAVGDVVGTTPEAATAALAEKGCKVSDFEAEDGKIEAKCTDEAGKPMEVYIDPASGAVTEVKSGD is encoded by the coding sequence ATGGACCGGCCGCAGGGCGCGGGGCAGGTGGCGGCCATCCGGGGCGCGGTGCCCCGGCAGAAGGAAGGCAAGACCATGAAGCGTATCCTGACCCTGTTCCTGTTCCTGACCGCCGCCCCGCTGGCCGCGCTGGCCGCGCCTGCCGTGGGCGATGTCGTGGGCACCACTCCCGAGGCCGCCACCGCGGCACTGGCCGAGAAGGGCTGCAAGGTTTCGGACTTCGAAGCCGAGGACGGCAAGATCGAAGCGAAGTGCACCGACGAGGCCGGCAAGCCGATGGAAGTCTATATCGACCCCGCCAGCGGCGCCGTTACCGAAGTGAAGTCGGGGGACTAA
- a CDS encoding cytochrome b/b6 domain-containing protein, which translates to MAASLWSGRVKPPALWDPVVRLTHWVIAIVVLLNAVLTEGGSTLHVAAGWTGMAMLALRLVWGLVGPGAARFSTFPPAPVQAMRHLAGLVRGRVPEYPSHNPAGAIMAYALWGLLALVTASGLYMTGGATPMQVAADQAAVDSGDWSALVQADDSRADDDGGWKDAAKEVHEVAANVILILVLLHVAGVAVESRALRRNLVAPMLLGSAARGERNRRRAE; encoded by the coding sequence ATGGCTGCCTCCCTTTGGTCGGGCCGGGTGAAGCCCCCGGCGTTGTGGGACCCCGTGGTGCGCCTGACGCATTGGGTCATCGCCATCGTGGTGCTGCTGAACGCGGTCCTGACCGAAGGGGGCAGCACGCTTCACGTTGCCGCCGGCTGGACCGGCATGGCGATGCTGGCGCTGCGGCTGGTCTGGGGCCTGGTCGGCCCCGGCGCAGCACGCTTTTCCACCTTCCCGCCTGCGCCGGTGCAGGCGATGCGTCACCTTGCCGGGCTGGTACGCGGCCGGGTGCCGGAATACCCTTCGCACAACCCTGCGGGGGCGATCATGGCCTATGCGCTGTGGGGCCTTCTGGCGCTTGTCACGGCAAGTGGGCTTTACATGACGGGCGGCGCCACGCCGATGCAGGTGGCGGCCGATCAGGCGGCGGTTGACAGCGGCGACTGGTCGGCGCTGGTGCAGGCCGATGACAGCAGGGCCGACGACGACGGCGGCTGGAAGGACGCGGCAAAAGAGGTGCACGAGGTGGCGGCGAACGTGATCCTGATCCTTGTGCTGCTGCATGTGGCTGGCGTGGCCGTTGAGTCGCGCGCGCTGCGGCGCAATCTGGTGGCGCCGATGCTTCTGGGCAGCGCGGCACGCGGCGAACGCAACCGGAGGCGCGCCGAGTGA
- a CDS encoding helix-turn-helix transcriptional regulator translates to MGPILRPKGRRETAALSVFVALQSLAAVFFVGDVFSDLAADADSLHIWFEGVVTLALVLGVLFGIVSLRRTITLIEEQDRALDVARGALADVVERQFTAWGLTPAETDVGLLALKGLDVAEIAALRGAAQGTVRAQLTRIYAKAGVSGRAQFAAYFVEDLMGEGLPLRAA, encoded by the coding sequence ATGGGCCCGATCCTTCGGCCGAAGGGGCGGCGGGAAACCGCCGCGCTTTCGGTTTTCGTCGCACTGCAAAGCCTGGCGGCGGTGTTCTTCGTGGGCGACGTGTTCAGCGACCTCGCGGCGGATGCCGACAGCCTGCACATCTGGTTCGAGGGCGTGGTGACGCTGGCGCTGGTGCTGGGGGTGCTGTTCGGCATCGTCTCGCTGCGGCGCACCATCACGCTGATCGAGGAACAGGACCGCGCGCTGGACGTGGCGCGGGGCGCGCTTGCCGATGTGGTGGAACGCCAGTTCACCGCCTGGGGGCTTACCCCGGCCGAGACCGACGTAGGCCTTCTGGCGCTGAAGGGGCTGGACGTTGCAGAAATCGCGGCATTGCGCGGGGCGGCGCAGGGCACGGTGCGCGCGCAGCTGACGCGCATCTACGCCAAGGCCGGGGTTTCCGGCCGCGCGCAGTTTGCCGCCTATTTTGTCGAGGATCTGATGGGCGAGGGCCTGCCCCTGCGCGCAGCCTGA
- a CDS encoding iron-sulfur cluster assembly scaffold protein, which produces MSDSDLIKLYSGRILELAADIPHLGRLPHPDASAKRRSPLCGSTVTADVVVKDGRVQDFAQDVKACALGQASAAVLGRVVIGRSRAELEAARDALRAMLKEGGPVPAAPFDGYEVLIPARDYKNRHASILLALEAVTEAMATAEAAA; this is translated from the coding sequence ATGAGCGACAGCGACCTCATCAAGCTCTATTCGGGGCGCATCCTGGAACTGGCGGCAGACATCCCGCATCTGGGCCGCCTGCCCCACCCCGACGCCAGCGCAAAGCGGCGCTCGCCGCTTTGCGGCTCCACCGTCACGGCCGATGTCGTGGTCAAGGATGGCCGTGTGCAGGATTTCGCGCAGGATGTGAAGGCCTGTGCGCTTGGCCAGGCCTCGGCGGCGGTGCTGGGCCGCGTGGTGATCGGCCGCAGCCGGGCAGAACTGGAAGCGGCGCGCGACGCCTTGCGCGCCATGCTGAAAGAGGGCGGCCCGGTGCCCGCCGCGCCCTTCGACGGCTACGAGGTGCTGATCCCCGCCCGCGACTACAAGAACCGCCACGCCTCGATCCTTCTGGCGCTGGAAGCGGTGACCGAGGCGATGGCCACGGCCGAAGCTGCCGCCTGA